Proteins from one Mycobacterium sp. HUMS_12744610 genomic window:
- a CDS encoding SDR family oxidoreductase, translating into MTPRLDGKVAIVTGGASGLGLGIVRTFLAAGASVVIADIDDAGRQLADECGDRARFEHVDVSSAGDVSAVVDAAVRHFGGLDVMVNNAGISSTMHRSFLQADLSDFAKVMAVNVLGVMLGTQEAARHMADHDGGSIINVASIGGLQAGGGVMTYRASKAAVIHFSRSVATELAPLGISVNCLAPGGVPTPILASSVPGLSPEAVDKFVRKTREKMHKDRPLPLEGTPEDVGEAALYFAAGTRTSGMVLAVDGGTSARESA; encoded by the coding sequence ATGACCCCACGGTTGGACGGCAAGGTCGCCATCGTCACCGGCGGCGCCTCCGGGCTGGGCCTGGGCATCGTCCGCACGTTCCTCGCTGCCGGCGCCTCGGTGGTCATCGCCGACATCGACGACGCCGGACGGCAACTGGCCGACGAGTGCGGTGACCGCGCCCGATTCGAGCACGTCGACGTCTCGTCCGCCGGCGACGTCAGCGCCGTGGTCGACGCGGCGGTCCGGCATTTCGGCGGCCTCGACGTGATGGTCAACAACGCCGGCATCTCCAGCACGATGCACCGGAGCTTCCTGCAGGCCGACCTCAGCGACTTCGCCAAGGTCATGGCGGTCAACGTCCTGGGCGTGATGCTCGGCACCCAGGAGGCGGCGCGCCACATGGCCGACCACGACGGGGGCAGCATCATCAACGTGGCATCGATCGGGGGCCTGCAGGCCGGCGGCGGGGTGATGACCTACCGGGCCTCCAAAGCCGCGGTCATTCATTTCAGCCGCAGCGTGGCCACCGAACTGGCCCCGCTGGGCATCAGCGTGAACTGCCTTGCGCCCGGCGGGGTTCCGACGCCCATCCTGGCCTCGTCGGTCCCGGGGCTGAGCCCGGAAGCCGTCGACAAATTCGTGCGGAAGACGCGCGAGAAGATGCACAAGGACCGCCCGCTGCCGCTGGAGGGGACCCCCGAGGACGTCGGCGAGGCCGCGCTGTACTTCGCGGCGGGTACCCGCACCAGCGGCATGGTGCTGGCCGTCGACGGCGGGACGTCGGCGCGCGAATCTGCCTGA
- a CDS encoding SDR family NAD(P)-dependent oxidoreductase, translated as MNTPRVAVVTGGASGIGEATCHELGRRGHKVAVLDVDEQTAQRVSAALRAGGVTSVGVGADVTDRPALERAFAEVRGELGPVSVLVTSAGLFGFAPFTEISADAWARVVDVNLTGTFHCCQVALPDMLAANWGRIVTISSSSAQRGSPFAAHYAAAKGGVITLTKSLAREYATHGITVNTIPPSGIETPMQHAGQAAGYLGSNEQLAANIPMGYLGTGADIAAAVGFLSSEEARYITGQILGVNGGAVL; from the coding sequence GTGAACACACCGAGGGTGGCGGTGGTGACCGGCGGGGCCTCCGGCATCGGCGAGGCGACCTGCCACGAACTGGGCCGGCGCGGGCACAAGGTCGCGGTTCTCGACGTCGACGAGCAAACGGCACAACGCGTCAGCGCAGCCCTGCGGGCCGGCGGGGTCACCTCCGTCGGTGTCGGCGCCGACGTCACGGACCGGCCCGCCCTCGAGCGGGCGTTCGCCGAGGTCCGCGGCGAACTCGGACCCGTCTCGGTCCTGGTGACCAGCGCCGGATTGTTCGGCTTCGCCCCGTTCACCGAGATCTCCGCCGACGCGTGGGCGCGCGTCGTCGATGTCAATCTGACCGGCACGTTCCACTGCTGCCAGGTCGCCCTGCCCGACATGCTGGCCGCGAACTGGGGCAGGATCGTGACGATCTCGTCGTCGAGCGCCCAACGCGGTTCGCCCTTCGCCGCCCACTACGCCGCCGCTAAGGGCGGGGTGATCACGCTGACCAAGTCGCTGGCCCGCGAATACGCCACGCACGGGATCACGGTCAACACGATCCCGCCGTCGGGCATCGAGACCCCCATGCAGCACGCCGGGCAGGCCGCCGGCTATCTGGGCTCCAACGAACAACTCGCCGCCAACATCCCGATGGGCTACCTGGGCACCGGCGCCGACATCGCCGCGGCCGTCGGGTTCCTCAGCTCCGAGGAAGCCCGCTACATCACCGGCCAGATCCTCGGCGTCAACGGGGGAGCGGTGCTATGA
- a CDS encoding NAD-dependent epimerase/dehydratase family protein — protein MLDSEKILITGATGKIAFPIARALAPRNEVWGAARLRDPADRDKLADAGITPVALDMATGDFSSLPDDFTYVFHAAVDPGAGDWTACLRTNAQHSGDLLYRCRGAKGFVFCSTGSIYGYRGQRPLTESDPPGVPLRADYSFSKVAAEAVCTWVAGRYGIPLTIIRICSTYGPEGGAPADRLDAILARKPIRLHPDKPNNYNPIYEDDYVEFGIRAMEVAATPPVVVNWAGSETVSAEDYCSYLGELVGVEPIFDYTPDAHTPLWPDVTRMHDVLGHTKVPWREGFRRMARARHPEIELKRI, from the coding sequence ATGCTCGATTCAGAGAAGATCTTGATCACCGGGGCGACCGGCAAGATCGCCTTCCCCATCGCGCGGGCCCTGGCCCCACGCAACGAGGTGTGGGGCGCCGCCCGTCTGAGGGACCCCGCGGATCGCGACAAACTGGCCGACGCCGGCATCACGCCGGTCGCGCTCGACATGGCCACCGGCGACTTCTCCTCCCTACCCGACGATTTCACCTACGTCTTCCACGCGGCGGTCGATCCCGGCGCCGGCGACTGGACCGCATGCCTGCGGACCAACGCGCAGCATTCCGGTGACTTGCTGTACCGCTGCCGCGGCGCAAAGGGTTTCGTGTTCTGCTCGACCGGGTCCATCTACGGGTACCGGGGGCAGCGGCCACTGACCGAGTCCGATCCGCCGGGGGTGCCGCTGCGGGCCGATTACAGCTTCTCCAAGGTCGCCGCCGAGGCCGTGTGCACCTGGGTCGCCGGGCGGTACGGCATTCCGCTGACGATCATCCGCATCTGCTCCACCTACGGGCCCGAGGGCGGCGCGCCGGCCGACCGCCTCGATGCGATATTGGCGCGCAAGCCGATTCGCCTGCACCCCGACAAGCCCAACAACTACAACCCGATCTACGAGGACGACTACGTCGAGTTCGGCATCCGTGCCATGGAGGTCGCCGCCACCCCGCCGGTCGTGGTGAACTGGGCCGGCAGCGAGACCGTCAGCGCCGAGGACTACTGCTCCTACCTGGGCGAGTTGGTGGGCGTCGAGCCGATCTTCGACTACACCCCCGACGCGCACACGCCGCTGTGGCCGGACGTCACCCGCATGCACGACGTGCTGGGGCACACGAAAGTCCCCTGGCGCGAAGGTTTCCGGCGAATGGCCCGGGCACGCCACCCCGAGATCGAGCTCAAACGAATCTGA
- a CDS encoding aromatic ring-hydroxylating oxygenase subunit alpha, producing MARFPKPPEGSWTQHYPQLGTEPVSYEDSISPEVHELEREAIFKRAWLNVGRVEQLPRKGSYFTKELAVVKTSIILVRTAAGDVNAYHNICRHRGNKLVWNDMPLEETSGVCRQFTCKYHGWRYDLDGNLTFVQQEDEFFDLDKSRYGLVPVHCEVWEGFIFVNFAKQPEQSLREFLGPMITDLEGYPFGKLTSRWHYRSQVKANWKLYMDAFQEFYHAPVLHANQSPSPYSKAAAEAGFEAPHYRLEGPHRLVSTSGVRAWEMAPELRKPMEEICQSGLFGPWDKQDLGEMPAGLNPARCDPWGLDSFQLFPNFVILFWGQGWYLTYHYWPTSYNSHLFEGTLYFPQPRTPRERVAQELAAVTFKEYGLQDANTLEATQAMIESRWVDRFLLNDQEILLRHLHKETAAWIERYLSTSATAGAAAR from the coding sequence ATGGCGCGATTCCCCAAGCCGCCGGAGGGCAGCTGGACGCAGCATTACCCGCAGCTGGGCACCGAACCGGTGTCCTACGAGGACTCCATCAGCCCGGAGGTCCACGAGCTCGAGCGCGAGGCCATCTTCAAACGTGCCTGGCTCAATGTGGGCCGGGTGGAACAACTTCCGCGCAAGGGCAGCTACTTCACCAAAGAGCTGGCGGTCGTCAAAACCTCGATCATCCTGGTGCGCACCGCAGCCGGGGACGTCAACGCGTATCACAACATCTGCCGGCATCGCGGCAACAAGCTGGTGTGGAACGACATGCCGCTCGAGGAGACCAGCGGGGTGTGCCGGCAGTTCACCTGCAAATACCACGGCTGGCGCTACGACCTGGACGGCAACCTGACCTTCGTGCAGCAGGAAGACGAGTTCTTCGACCTCGACAAGAGCCGCTACGGGCTGGTGCCGGTGCACTGCGAGGTCTGGGAGGGCTTCATCTTCGTCAACTTCGCCAAGCAGCCAGAACAATCGTTGCGCGAGTTCCTCGGGCCGATGATCACCGACCTGGAGGGTTACCCGTTCGGCAAACTCACCTCGCGCTGGCATTACCGCTCGCAGGTCAAGGCGAACTGGAAGCTCTACATGGACGCGTTCCAGGAGTTCTACCACGCGCCGGTGCTGCACGCGAACCAGTCGCCCTCGCCCTATTCGAAGGCGGCCGCCGAGGCCGGCTTCGAAGCCCCGCACTACCGCCTGGAAGGTCCGCACCGGCTGGTCAGCACGTCGGGGGTGCGGGCCTGGGAGATGGCGCCCGAACTGCGCAAGCCGATGGAAGAGATCTGCCAGAGCGGGCTGTTCGGCCCCTGGGACAAGCAGGATCTGGGGGAGATGCCCGCGGGGCTCAACCCCGCGAGATGCGACCCGTGGGGCCTGGATTCGTTCCAGCTGTTCCCCAACTTCGTGATCCTGTTCTGGGGCCAGGGCTGGTATCTGACCTACCACTACTGGCCGACGTCGTACAACAGCCACCTCTTCGAGGGCACGCTGTATTTCCCGCAGCCGCGCACCCCGCGCGAGCGGGTGGCCCAGGAGCTGGCGGCCGTGACGTTCAAGGAATACGGGCTGCAGGACGCCAACACCCTCGAAGCGACCCAGGCGATGATCGAATCCCGTTGGGTGGACCGGTTTTTGCTCAACGACCAGGAGATCCTGCTGCGCCACCTGCACAAGGAGACCGCGGCCTGGATCGAGCGCTACCTGTCGACCTCCGCCACGGCGGGAGCCGCAGCACGATGA
- a CDS encoding metal-dependent hydrolase family protein, whose protein sequence is MTLPVTGSVVLRAARWADVAAGQVRSPAVVVVEGDRITAVNPAAPLPDSATVLDLGDVTLLPGLMDMELNLLIGGPGGPEGLPAPMHGVQDDPAYRTLRGAVNARTTLEAGFTTVRNLGLMVKTGGYLLDVALQRAIDNGWHAGPRIYPAGHAVTPYGGHLDPTVFQRLAPGIMPLSVAEGIANGVPDVIACVRYQIRHGAKLIKVSASGGVMSHSTAPGSQQYSDAEFAAIADEAHRAGVRVAAHAIGDKAIQACIRAGIDCIEHGFLAGDDTIQMMVDHGTFLVSTTYLTEAMAIDRIAPELRKKAEDVFPRAKAMLPKAIAAGVRIACGTDAPAIPHGQNARELQALVDRGMTPMQAIRAATVVAAELVEADDELGRLAPGYLADVIAVPGDPSRDIGVTLDVPFVMKGGQVYKNVIGWGGGHGTHR, encoded by the coding sequence GTGACCCTCCCGGTAACCGGGTCCGTCGTCCTGCGGGCGGCGCGGTGGGCCGACGTCGCCGCCGGGCAGGTTCGCTCGCCGGCCGTCGTGGTCGTCGAGGGCGACCGCATCACCGCGGTCAATCCCGCAGCGCCCCTGCCCGATTCGGCCACCGTTCTGGACCTGGGGGACGTCACGCTGCTGCCGGGTCTGATGGACATGGAGCTCAACCTGCTCATCGGCGGGCCCGGCGGCCCCGAAGGCCTGCCCGCGCCGATGCACGGCGTGCAGGACGACCCGGCGTACCGGACGCTGCGCGGCGCGGTGAACGCGCGCACCACGTTGGAGGCCGGTTTCACCACGGTGCGCAACCTGGGGCTCATGGTCAAGACCGGCGGCTACCTGCTCGACGTCGCGCTGCAGCGCGCCATCGACAACGGCTGGCACGCCGGCCCGCGCATCTACCCCGCGGGCCACGCCGTCACCCCCTACGGGGGGCACCTGGACCCGACGGTCTTTCAGCGGCTCGCGCCCGGCATCATGCCGCTCTCGGTGGCCGAGGGCATCGCCAACGGGGTGCCGGACGTGATCGCCTGCGTCCGCTACCAGATTCGGCACGGCGCCAAGCTGATCAAGGTGTCCGCATCGGGCGGGGTCATGTCGCACAGCACCGCGCCGGGCTCCCAGCAGTACTCCGACGCCGAGTTCGCCGCCATCGCCGACGAGGCACATCGGGCCGGGGTGCGGGTGGCCGCGCACGCCATCGGCGACAAAGCGATCCAGGCGTGCATCCGCGCCGGGATCGACTGCATCGAGCACGGATTCCTGGCCGGCGACGACACGATTCAGATGATGGTCGATCACGGCACCTTCCTGGTCTCCACCACGTATCTGACCGAGGCGATGGCGATCGACCGGATCGCCCCGGAGCTGCGCAAGAAGGCCGAGGACGTCTTCCCCCGCGCAAAGGCCATGCTGCCCAAAGCGATTGCCGCCGGGGTCCGGATCGCGTGTGGGACCGACGCCCCGGCGATCCCGCACGGCCAGAACGCCAGGGAACTGCAGGCGCTGGTGGACCGCGGCATGACGCCGATGCAGGCGATCCGGGCCGCCACGGTGGTCGCCGCCGAACTCGTCGAAGCCGACGACGAACTGGGCCGGCTCGCGCCGGGTTACCTCGCCGACGTCATCGCCGTGCCGGGCGATCCCTCCCGGGACATCGGCGTCACGCTCGACGTGCCCTTCGTGATGAAGGGCGGCCAGGTCTACAAGAACGTCATCGGGTGGGGAGGCGGGCATGGAACTCACCGATAA
- a CDS encoding MarR family winged helix-turn-helix transcriptional regulator, producing the protein MELTDNIMWLLKQAFYHSLTSINDAMSEHGVSTAQIGVLRQLANEPGLSGAELARRLLISPQGVQFALTSLERRGLVERKQNPQHGRILQAYLTGEGRDVAATVVSDAVAAHDKVFGVLTAEEQQTLRELLGRIVEKGTGNELFNDHVDT; encoded by the coding sequence ATGGAACTCACCGATAACATCATGTGGCTGCTCAAACAGGCCTTCTACCATTCTCTGACGTCCATCAACGATGCGATGAGCGAGCACGGCGTGAGCACCGCGCAGATCGGTGTGCTGCGCCAGCTCGCCAACGAGCCCGGCCTGTCGGGCGCGGAACTGGCCAGGCGCCTGTTGATCAGCCCCCAAGGGGTTCAGTTCGCGCTCACCTCGCTGGAGCGCCGCGGCCTGGTGGAGCGGAAGCAGAATCCCCAGCACGGGCGCATCCTGCAGGCCTACCTGACCGGCGAGGGCCGCGACGTCGCCGCCACCGTGGTCAGCGACGCGGTGGCCGCACACGACAAGGTGTTCGGCGTGCTGACGGCCGAGGAGCAGCAGACGCTGCGCGAATTGCTGGGCCGGATCGTCGAAAAAGGCACCGGCAATGAGCTTTTCAACGACCACGTGGACACCTGA
- a CDS encoding aromatic ring-hydroxylating oxygenase subunit alpha: MTRSGRPVEGSWTEHYSELGTGPVSFRDSTSKEFYELEREAIFKRAWLNVARIEELPRTGSFLTKEIEAAGASVILVRGRDDRIRAFHNVCRHRGNKLVWKDFPAEETRGTCRQFTCKYHGWRYDLQGVLTFVQQESEFFGLDRSGYGLSAVHCDVWNGFVFVNFDPEPRQSLREFLGPMITGLDDYPFARLTERYEWVAHNNSNWKIFADAFQEYYHVPSLHPQQVPPEVRDPNAGFTCGHFQLDGPHRMVSTAGRRRWLLPPEYMYPIERATESGLVGPWRTPDIGELPPGLNPGGIEPWGISNFQIFPNVEILIYGGWYLLYRYWPTSYNTHRFEAYTYFSPARSVRERIQHEVASVVLKEFALQDAGMLGGTQAALEYGVVDDFPLNDQEILVRHLHKVVVDWVTEYQSYRRETAPAGV, translated from the coding sequence ATGACCCGATCGGGACGGCCGGTGGAGGGGTCCTGGACCGAGCACTACTCCGAATTGGGCACCGGCCCGGTCTCTTTCCGGGACTCGACGTCCAAGGAGTTCTACGAACTGGAACGCGAGGCGATCTTCAAGCGAGCCTGGCTCAACGTCGCCCGCATCGAGGAACTGCCCCGCACCGGCAGTTTCCTCACCAAGGAGATCGAGGCCGCGGGCGCCTCGGTGATCCTGGTCAGGGGGAGGGACGACCGGATCCGCGCCTTCCACAACGTGTGCCGGCACCGCGGAAACAAGCTGGTGTGGAAGGACTTTCCCGCCGAGGAGACCCGCGGCACCTGCCGGCAGTTCACCTGCAAGTACCACGGCTGGCGCTACGACCTGCAGGGTGTGCTGACGTTCGTGCAGCAGGAATCCGAGTTCTTCGGCCTCGACAGGTCCGGCTACGGGCTGAGCGCCGTCCACTGCGACGTCTGGAACGGGTTCGTGTTCGTCAACTTCGATCCCGAGCCGCGCCAAAGTCTGCGCGAATTCCTGGGCCCGATGATCACCGGCCTCGACGATTACCCGTTCGCGAGGCTGACCGAACGCTACGAGTGGGTGGCGCACAACAACAGCAATTGGAAGATCTTCGCCGACGCGTTCCAGGAGTACTACCACGTCCCCTCTCTGCACCCCCAACAGGTGCCCCCGGAGGTGCGCGACCCCAACGCCGGATTCACCTGCGGGCACTTCCAACTCGACGGCCCACACCGGATGGTGTCCACCGCGGGGCGGCGCCGGTGGCTGCTGCCGCCCGAGTACATGTACCCGATCGAGCGGGCCACCGAGAGCGGGCTGGTCGGCCCGTGGCGCACCCCCGACATCGGTGAACTGCCCCCCGGGCTCAATCCCGGCGGAATCGAACCCTGGGGCATCAGCAATTTCCAGATCTTCCCCAACGTCGAGATCCTGATCTACGGCGGCTGGTATCTGCTCTACCGGTACTGGCCCACCTCGTACAACACCCACCGCTTCGAGGCCTACACCTACTTCTCTCCGGCCCGCAGCGTGCGGGAACGCATTCAGCACGAAGTCGCGTCGGTGGTGCTCAAGGAGTTCGCGTTGCAGGACGCGGGCATGCTCGGTGGCACGCAGGCCGCGCTGGAGTACGGGGTCGTCGACGACTTCCCGCTGAACGATCAGGAGATCCTGGTGCGCCATCTGCACAAGGTGGTCGTCGACTGGGTGACTGAATATCAGTCCTACCGCCGCGAAACAGCACCGGCGGGGGTGTGA
- a CDS encoding aldehyde dehydrogenase, with the protein MHQDELFIGGAWARPSSDRHIDVISPHSEQLVARVAAAGPADVDAAVAAARAAFDTGPWPQLPPAERIAVVRRLAGLYGQRGAEMAEVITSEIGAPIAFSRRAQVGLPTMMMTAFCDLAENYPFSEARRGLYGSDIQIRREPVGVVAAIVPWNMPQFLTVTKLIPALLAGCTVIVKPAEESPLDALLLAEMIADAGVPDGVVSVLPGGPETGGHLVAHPGVDKVSFTGSTATGTAVATACAARLGRVSLELGGKSAAIVLDDADPGAVAVGIRSASLSNSGQICNALTRVLVPEGRAGEFTDALAAEMESLRVGDPADKATQVGPLVTHSQQDRVRGYIEQGRSEGARLVTGGTAMPDGLDRGWYVRPTLFDRADNTMRIAREEIFGPVLTVIEYGDEADAVRIANDSDYGLAGAVWTEDADRGLAIAGAIRTGTFGVNQGYTMDPFAPFGGVKCSGYGRELGREGLDGYTDTKSIAVATG; encoded by the coding sequence GTGCACCAAGACGAACTGTTCATCGGCGGGGCGTGGGCCCGGCCGAGCAGCGACCGGCACATCGATGTGATCTCACCGCATTCGGAGCAACTCGTGGCCCGGGTCGCGGCGGCCGGTCCGGCGGACGTGGATGCCGCCGTGGCGGCGGCCCGCGCGGCCTTCGACACCGGCCCGTGGCCGCAGCTGCCGCCGGCAGAGCGGATCGCGGTCGTGCGCCGGCTCGCCGGGCTGTATGGGCAGCGCGGCGCCGAGATGGCCGAGGTCATCACCTCGGAGATCGGGGCGCCGATCGCCTTCTCCCGGCGCGCCCAGGTCGGCCTGCCCACGATGATGATGACCGCGTTCTGCGATCTCGCCGAGAACTACCCCTTCAGCGAGGCGCGGCGCGGCCTATACGGCTCCGACATCCAGATCCGCAGGGAGCCCGTCGGTGTCGTCGCCGCGATCGTGCCGTGGAACATGCCGCAGTTCCTGACGGTCACCAAGCTCATCCCCGCGCTGCTGGCCGGGTGCACCGTGATCGTCAAGCCCGCCGAGGAGTCGCCGCTGGACGCGCTGCTGCTCGCCGAGATGATCGCCGACGCCGGGGTGCCCGACGGGGTGGTCAGCGTGCTGCCCGGCGGCCCCGAGACGGGCGGCCACCTCGTCGCGCATCCCGGTGTGGACAAGGTGTCGTTCACCGGTTCGACGGCCACGGGAACCGCGGTCGCGACGGCGTGCGCGGCCCGGCTGGGCCGCGTGAGCCTCGAATTGGGCGGCAAGTCGGCGGCCATCGTCCTCGACGACGCCGATCCGGGAGCGGTGGCCGTCGGCATCCGATCGGCCAGCCTGTCCAACAGCGGGCAGATCTGCAACGCGCTGACCCGCGTGCTCGTGCCCGAAGGCCGCGCCGGCGAGTTCACCGATGCGCTGGCCGCCGAGATGGAGTCGCTGCGCGTCGGGGATCCCGCCGACAAGGCGACGCAGGTCGGGCCGCTGGTCACCCACAGCCAGCAGGACCGCGTGCGGGGCTACATCGAGCAGGGCCGCTCGGAAGGCGCGCGCCTGGTCACCGGCGGCACCGCCATGCCCGACGGCCTGGACCGCGGCTGGTACGTGCGGCCGACGCTGTTCGACCGCGCCGACAACACGATGCGCATCGCGCGCGAGGAGATCTTCGGGCCGGTGCTGACCGTCATCGAGTACGGCGACGAGGCCGACGCCGTGCGGATCGCCAACGACTCCGATTACGGGCTGGCCGGCGCGGTGTGGACCGAGGACGCCGACCGCGGGCTGGCCATCGCCGGTGCCATCCGCACCGGCACGTTCGGGGTCAACCAGGGCTACACGATGGACCCGTTCGCGCCATTCGGTGGGGTCAAGTGCAGCGGCTACGGGCGCGAACTGGGCCGCGAGGGTCTCGACGGCTACACCGACACCAAGTCGATCGCGGTCGCGACCGGCTAG
- a CDS encoding TauD/TfdA dioxygenase family protein: MSLLTVNKLTDRVGAEVVGLDLAAVASDESLGAAVLDALEANGVLVFRGLRVDPEAQVAFCRRLGEVDHSSDGHHPVAGIYPITLDRSKNASAEYLKATFDWHIDGCTPIKDDECPQKATVLSAVQVAERGGETEFANTYAAYDALSAGERGRFGSLRVVHSLAASQRRVYPDPTPEQLARWNSRRTHEHPLVWTHRSGRRSLVLGASADYVVGMDLDEGRALLDELLARATEPDKVYSHAWSVGDTVIWDNRGVLHRAAPYDPNSAREMLRTTVLGDEPIE, from the coding sequence ATGAGTCTGCTCACCGTCAACAAGCTCACCGACCGCGTCGGCGCCGAGGTAGTCGGGCTCGACCTGGCCGCCGTGGCCTCCGACGAGTCGCTCGGGGCCGCCGTGCTCGACGCCCTGGAGGCCAACGGTGTGCTGGTGTTCCGGGGTCTGCGGGTCGACCCGGAGGCACAGGTCGCGTTCTGCCGCCGCCTCGGCGAGGTCGACCACTCCTCCGACGGGCATCACCCCGTCGCCGGCATCTATCCGATCACGCTGGACCGGTCCAAGAACGCCTCGGCGGAGTACCTGAAGGCGACCTTCGACTGGCACATCGACGGGTGCACCCCGATCAAGGACGACGAGTGCCCGCAGAAGGCGACCGTGTTGTCGGCGGTGCAGGTCGCCGAGCGGGGCGGCGAAACCGAGTTCGCCAACACCTACGCCGCCTACGATGCGCTGAGCGCCGGGGAGAGGGGGCGCTTCGGGTCGTTGCGTGTCGTGCATTCGCTGGCGGCGTCCCAGCGGCGCGTCTACCCCGATCCCACACCGGAGCAGTTGGCGCGGTGGAACTCTCGGCGCACCCACGAGCACCCGCTGGTGTGGACGCACCGCAGCGGCCGCAGGTCGCTGGTGCTGGGCGCCTCGGCCGACTACGTGGTCGGCATGGACCTCGACGAGGGCCGGGCGCTGCTGGACGAGCTGCTCGCGCGCGCCACCGAACCCGACAAGGTGTACAGCCACGCCTGGTCGGTCGGCGACACCGTCATCTGGGACAACCGCGGCGTGCTGCACCGCGCCGCGCCCTACGACCCGAACTCGGCGCGGGAGATGCTGCGCACCACCGTGCTGGGCGACGAACCCATCGAATAA
- a CDS encoding TIGR03564 family F420-dependent LLM class oxidoreductase codes for MRIGVMVGSDKERTRAQRLTGLLEDGRAAEADGFASFWLPQVPGYLDAMTAVALLGQVTDRIEIGTAVVPIQTRHPLTMAQQALTTQAACAGRFTLGIGPSHHWIVADQLGLPYERPARLVGDYLDVLDAALAGPGAVSVDNATYHVHSPVDVTDAPVPVLLAALGPAMLRIAGERAGGTILWMADERAIGDYVVPRITAAATTLGRSGIRVVAGVPVALCRPGEVEQARTHASEVLGHADFSPNYVRLLEHGDAADVGDTMAAGDEAAILARLRRYRDAGVTDLAARVVPLGDNAQTRSESRRRTQQLLAAVAAEFVAGA; via the coding sequence GTGAGGATCGGTGTGATGGTGGGCTCGGACAAGGAGCGCACCCGCGCGCAGCGGCTGACCGGGCTGCTCGAGGACGGAAGGGCCGCCGAAGCGGACGGATTCGCCTCGTTCTGGTTGCCGCAGGTGCCCGGCTACCTCGACGCGATGACGGCCGTCGCGTTGCTCGGGCAGGTCACCGACCGCATCGAGATCGGCACCGCGGTCGTGCCCATCCAGACCCGGCACCCGCTCACCATGGCGCAGCAGGCACTGACCACGCAGGCCGCGTGCGCAGGGCGGTTCACGCTGGGCATCGGCCCGTCACACCATTGGATCGTCGCCGACCAGCTGGGGTTGCCCTACGAGCGGCCCGCCCGTCTGGTCGGCGACTACCTCGACGTGCTGGACGCGGCGTTGGCCGGTCCCGGTGCGGTGTCCGTCGACAACGCCACCTACCACGTGCACAGCCCGGTGGACGTCACCGACGCCCCGGTCCCGGTGCTGCTGGCCGCGCTCGGCCCGGCGATGCTGCGCATCGCCGGGGAACGCGCCGGCGGCACCATTCTGTGGATGGCCGACGAACGCGCGATCGGCGACTACGTCGTCCCCCGTATCACAGCGGCGGCAACGACTCTCGGCCGCAGCGGGATTCGGGTGGTGGCCGGAGTCCCGGTAGCGCTGTGCCGCCCCGGCGAGGTCGAGCAGGCCCGCACCCATGCCAGCGAGGTGCTCGGCCACGCGGACTTCTCCCCCAACTACGTGCGACTGCTCGAGCACGGCGACGCCGCCGACGTCGGCGACACGATGGCCGCCGGCGACGAAGCGGCCATCCTCGCCAGGTTGCGCCGGTACCGCGACGCCGGCGTCACCGATCTCGCCGCCCGGGTGGTGCCGCTGGGTGACAACGCCCAGACCCGGAGCGAGTCGCGCCGCCGCACACAGCAATTGCTGGCCGCCGTAGCCGCGGAATTCGTCGCCGGAGCATAG